One genomic region from Chlamydia poikilotherma encodes:
- the rbp7 gene encoding reticulate body protein Rbp-7 has translation MSHTITLLTADNNTDEIKKALQRITVASSYVLKSSPEQENTDQPYEVCQAESTLSVEASKIASVAEGTLLSCCCK, from the coding sequence ATGTCGCATACAATTACACTACTGACTGCTGATAACAATACTGATGAGATTAAAAAAGCTCTTCAACGAATTACTGTTGCTTCTTCGTATGTTCTTAAATCTTCACCTGAGCAAGAAAATACTGATCAGCCATATGAAGTTTGTCAAGCTGAAAGTACTCTTTCTGTAGAGGCAAGTAAGATAGCCTCCGTTGCCGAAGGCACACTATTATCTTGTTGTTGTAAATAA
- the ispE gene encoding 4-(cytidine 5'-diphospho)-2-C-methyl-D-erythritol kinase: MDLFSPAKLNLFLKLHGKTSHGFHEMTTQYQIIDFGDNLYLESSNEDTLICNLPELSTPHNLIWKSLQIFRDYTEVNDPVTWRLDKRIPIGAGVGGGSSNAATALYALNKHFQTQLSNDVLQELGKKIGMDVPLFFSSGSAIGIGCGEEILPYEDYNCEERYVLYFSDEGVLTKDAFSYLHPDDFSHREEDIALYRKENDLEKSVFRFRKDLEEKKQMLKRIWSPFHAHVGMSGAGATLFVSYPIEIETDPSVVQAIHTTIQDSHGLLVNSLRKHSGEWFLNRNNLFTTTR, encoded by the coding sequence ATGGATCTTTTTTCTCCAGCAAAACTAAACCTTTTTTTAAAGCTTCATGGCAAGACTTCTCATGGTTTCCATGAGATGACTACGCAGTATCAAATTATTGATTTCGGAGATAATCTGTATTTAGAGAGTAGTAACGAGGATACTCTTATTTGTAATCTACCGGAATTAAGTACTCCACACAATCTCATATGGAAAAGTCTTCAGATTTTTAGAGACTACACCGAGGTAAATGATCCTGTAACCTGGAGATTGGATAAGCGTATTCCTATAGGAGCTGGCGTAGGTGGCGGTAGTAGTAATGCTGCAACAGCACTCTATGCTTTAAATAAGCATTTCCAAACACAATTATCCAACGATGTCCTTCAAGAATTGGGAAAAAAGATAGGTATGGATGTACCTTTATTTTTTTCATCAGGATCTGCCATAGGCATAGGTTGTGGTGAAGAGATTCTTCCCTATGAAGATTACAATTGTGAAGAGCGATATGTGTTATATTTTTCTGATGAAGGAGTGCTTACTAAAGATGCTTTTTCTTATTTACACCCTGATGATTTTTCCCATAGGGAAGAAGATATAGCTTTGTACAGGAAAGAAAATGATTTAGAGAAGTCCGTATTTCGTTTTCGTAAGGATCTTGAAGAGAAAAAACAAATGCTAAAAAGGATATGGAGTCCTTTTCATGCTCATGTCGGTATGTCTGGAGCTGGGGCAACTTTATTTGTAAGCTATCCCATAGAAATAGAAACAGATCCTTCTGTAGTCCAAGCTATTCATACTACTATTCAAGATAGTCACGGTTTGCTTGTAAATAGTCTGCGCAAACATAGCGGTGAATGGTTTCTGAATCGCAATAATTTATTTACAACAACAAGATAA
- the rplI gene encoding 50S ribosomal protein L9, which yields MKQQLLLLEDVDGLGRSGDIVTARPGYIRNYLMPKKKAVIAGAGTLRLQAKLKEERLLRAAEDRAESEKLAEALRDIILEFQVRVDPDNNMYGSVTISDIIDEAAKKNVILTRKNFPHSHYAIKNLGKKSVPLKLKEDVTATLFVEVSSESSYVTVLNQQPAQEETAAEESN from the coding sequence ATGAAACAACAACTACTTTTACTCGAGGATGTTGATGGTTTAGGCCGTAGTGGCGATATCGTAACCGCACGTCCTGGATATATCCGTAACTATCTTATGCCTAAAAAGAAAGCCGTTATAGCTGGAGCGGGAACCTTGCGATTGCAGGCGAAGCTAAAAGAGGAACGGTTACTACGTGCTGCCGAAGATAGAGCAGAGTCTGAGAAATTAGCAGAAGCGCTCAGAGATATTATTCTTGAGTTTCAGGTTCGCGTAGACCCAGATAACAACATGTATGGTTCTGTCACAATTAGCGATATTATTGATGAGGCAGCTAAGAAAAATGTTATTCTTACACGTAAGAATTTCCCGCATTCTCATTATGCAATTAAGAATCTTGGGAAGAAAAGCGTGCCTTTGAAACTTAAAGAAGATGTTACCGCAACTTTATTTGTTGAAGTGTCTTCTGAGAGTTCATACGTCACTGTTCTTAATCAACAGCCGGCTCAAGAAGAGACAGCTGCTGAAGAATCAAACTAG
- the rpsR gene encoding 30S ribosomal protein S18 — MNKPVHNNEHRRKRFNKKCPFVSAGWKTIDYKDTETLKKFITERGKILPRRITGVSSRFQGTLTLAIKRARHIGLLPFVAED, encoded by the coding sequence ATGAATAAGCCTGTTCATAATAATGAACACAGAAGGAAGCGTTTTAATAAAAAATGCCCTTTTGTTTCCGCAGGTTGGAAAACAATCGATTATAAAGATACGGAAACTTTAAAAAAATTCATTACGGAAAGAGGTAAGATCTTACCTAGAAGAATTACAGGTGTCTCTTCCCGCTTCCAAGGTACACTTACCCTAGCTATTAAGAGAGCTCGTCATATAGGGTTACTACCTTTTGTAGCAGAAGATTAA
- the rpsF gene encoding 30S ribosomal protein S6 — protein MKEKRAQLYEGAYVFSVTLSEEARRKALEKVTSGITNYGGEILKIHDQGRKKLAYTIRGAREGYYYLIYFTVVPGVIAELWKEYHLNEDLLRFLTLKTDAVKEVLEFASLPE, from the coding sequence ATGAAAGAAAAAAGAGCCCAACTTTACGAAGGGGCGTATGTATTTAGCGTTACTCTGAGCGAGGAAGCTAGACGCAAGGCTTTGGAGAAGGTAACTTCAGGTATCACAAATTATGGTGGTGAAATTCTAAAAATTCATGATCAAGGACGCAAAAAATTAGCGTATACTATTCGTGGAGCTAGAGAGGGTTACTACTATCTTATTTATTTTACAGTAGTTCCTGGAGTAATAGCCGAATTATGGAAAGAATATCATCTTAATGAAGATCTTCTTAGATTCTTAACCCTTAAAACTGATGCGGTTAAAGAAGTTTTAGAGTTCGCATCATTACCAGAATAA
- the pth gene encoding aminoacyl-tRNA hydrolase has product MTMLIAAIGNPGRQYTWTRHNIGFLFVDKLLQGFSRAQFKEAHKLFSDIAKVESPQGPMVFIKPRTYVNLSGKAVSAVKEYYNIATDHILVLADDVNQPFGNVRLRQNAGGGGHKGIKSITQSLGSNDYWQMRLGIGRPQREDVELSDFVLGQFTEEEQIGIQSLFIEASALFSQWCSGTQTA; this is encoded by the coding sequence ATGACGATGCTGATTGCTGCCATAGGGAATCCGGGGCGTCAATATACATGGACGCGGCATAATATAGGGTTCCTCTTTGTAGACAAGCTGCTTCAAGGATTTTCTAGAGCTCAGTTTAAAGAAGCTCATAAATTATTTTCTGATATTGCCAAGGTGGAATCGCCACAAGGCCCCATGGTTTTTATTAAGCCTAGGACTTATGTTAACCTAAGCGGTAAGGCTGTTTCAGCAGTTAAGGAATATTATAATATTGCGACGGACCATATTTTAGTTCTCGCTGATGACGTGAATCAACCTTTCGGTAACGTGCGTCTCCGCCAGAACGCAGGAGGCGGTGGTCACAAGGGGATAAAAAGTATCACGCAAAGCTTAGGTTCGAATGATTACTGGCAAATGCGTTTAGGTATAGGTCGACCTCAAAGAGAAGATGTAGAGTTGTCAGACTTCGTTCTCGGACAGTTTACTGAAGAAGAACAGATTGGAATACAATCTTTATTTATCGAGGCCAGTGCGTTGTTTTCTCAATGGTGTTCTGGGACTCAAACTGCCTAA
- a CDS encoding 50S ribosomal protein L25/general stress protein Ctc, with the protein MELVVTSRETDKKSLLKKIRQTGGIPAVIYSGGKSLANIVVDAHVFSKFLSGLESGALSSTIFSLSYEGRTIKALVKDIQYQVTSYRVIHLDFEELIEDRDVKLNIPIRCINAVDCVGVKLGGSLRQVIRALRVVCKPKDIVPCLELDVRSLGLSQTRKLADINIPAGLRPVTSLKEVVVTVSRR; encoded by the coding sequence ATGGAGCTCGTAGTTACAAGTCGCGAGACTGATAAAAAATCTTTGCTTAAAAAAATTCGTCAAACAGGAGGAATCCCTGCTGTTATTTATTCAGGCGGAAAGAGCTTAGCTAATATCGTTGTTGACGCTCACGTATTTAGTAAATTTTTATCTGGTCTAGAAAGCGGTGCGCTATCTTCTACAATTTTTTCTTTATCTTACGAAGGTCGTACGATTAAGGCCTTAGTTAAAGATATTCAATATCAAGTTACCTCATACAGAGTAATTCACTTAGATTTTGAAGAACTTATAGAAGATCGTGATGTGAAATTAAATATTCCAATTCGCTGCATTAATGCTGTGGATTGTGTTGGCGTTAAATTAGGTGGATCCTTAAGACAAGTTATCCGTGCTTTACGCGTCGTATGTAAACCTAAAGATATTGTACCTTGCTTAGAACTGGATGTTCGGTCGTTGGGATTATCTCAGACAAGGAAGCTGGCTGATATTAATATCCCTGCAGGACTTCGTCCGGTTACTTCTTTGAAGGAAGTTGTTGTAACAGTATCTAGAAGATAA
- the glgA gene encoding glycogen synthase GlgA yields the protein MKIIQATVEFAPFIKAGGLGDAVYGLSKALSVNHDIEILLPFFPLITPSFSSQVIDEKVFSYEFLGRQNASSISYSYERMILTIIKLDSQLDLFSTSTIYTQDDTLRFSAFSAAAAAYIQKLECVDIVHMHDWHVGLLAGLLKEPNLPHYPKRIFTIHNFSYRGYCSTQLLGASGISDFGLSNYQLYRDPQISVLLKGALYCSDYITTVSPTYAQDMLNDYSDYEMHDALMAKRHAFCGILNGIDEDIWNPETDASLIVNYGKDLLEAPDILFTKKEENKIALYEKLGLSSEYSPLMCVISRIVEQKGPEFMKAAILHAMENSYSLIIVGTCFDEEIQRQFTNLQESLTTSPNIRIILDYNDPLARLVYGAADMICIPSHFEPCGLTQLIGMRYGTVPLARSTGGLADTVVTGINGFTFSQTDNFNDFLRMLTLAVTTYRNEPDVWFQIVEEGMLRSSGLTTMGMHYLGIYNSLL from the coding sequence ATGAAAATCATACAAGCTACAGTTGAGTTTGCTCCTTTTATTAAAGCTGGTGGTTTAGGTGATGCTGTTTATGGTTTATCAAAAGCATTATCTGTAAATCATGATATTGAAATATTACTTCCTTTTTTCCCCCTCATAACTCCCTCTTTCTCCTCTCAAGTAATTGATGAGAAAGTTTTTTCTTATGAATTTTTAGGAAGACAGAATGCCTCTTCTATTTCCTATTCCTATGAACGGATGATTCTTACAATAATTAAATTGGATTCTCAATTAGATCTTTTCTCAACATCGACTATCTATACTCAGGACGACACATTACGTTTCAGCGCTTTTTCGGCTGCGGCAGCAGCCTATATTCAAAAATTAGAATGTGTTGACATCGTGCATATGCATGATTGGCATGTGGGACTCTTAGCAGGACTTTTAAAAGAACCTAATCTCCCACATTATCCAAAAAGAATTTTTACAATTCATAACTTTAGTTATCGGGGTTATTGCAGTACACAATTACTAGGAGCATCTGGAATCAGTGATTTCGGGTTAAGTAACTATCAATTGTATAGAGATCCGCAAATAAGTGTATTACTCAAAGGTGCTCTATATTGTTCTGATTATATTACAACTGTATCCCCTACATACGCTCAGGATATGCTTAATGATTATTCTGATTATGAAATGCACGATGCTTTGATGGCTAAACGTCATGCTTTCTGTGGGATTTTAAATGGTATAGATGAAGATATCTGGAATCCCGAAACAGATGCCTCTTTGATTGTGAATTATGGTAAGGATTTACTTGAAGCTCCTGATATCTTATTCACAAAGAAAGAAGAAAATAAAATAGCGTTGTATGAAAAATTAGGACTCTCTTCTGAATATTCTCCTTTGATGTGTGTAATCTCTCGTATCGTAGAGCAAAAAGGTCCTGAGTTTATGAAAGCAGCTATTCTTCATGCCATGGAAAATAGCTATTCCTTAATTATCGTAGGAACATGTTTTGATGAAGAAATTCAACGCCAATTTACAAATCTACAAGAATCGTTAACAACTTCTCCAAATATCCGAATTATCTTAGATTACAATGATCCTTTAGCCCGATTAGTTTACGGGGCTGCGGATATGATCTGCATTCCATCGCATTTTGAGCCTTGTGGTCTCACTCAACTCATTGGAATGCGTTACGGAACAGTACCCTTAGCTAGATCTACTGGAGGTCTTGCTGATACTGTTGTTACAGGAATTAATGGCTTTACCTTTTCCCAGACAGATAATTTTAACGACTTTCTTCGCATGCTAACTCTAGCAGTTACTACCTACAGAAACGAACCAGACGTATGGTTCCAAATTGTAGAAGAAGGTATGTTGCGGTCTTCAGGACTAACAACAATGGGTATGCATTATTTAGGAATCTATAATTCTCTATTATGA
- the pgsA gene encoding CDP-diacylglycerol--glycerol-3-phosphate 3-phosphatidyltransferase — translation MGLPNYLTFSRLFITPIFMLLYLKGKWLGITPVVLPYVLLSLLGLSELTDAIDGYIARKFSQVTDLGKLLDPMADSIYRISLYLTFTQPPVNLPLILVFIFLARDSVISTLRTVCAFRGVVLAARASGKLKAILQGISFLLILLAMIPHSLGMISESDLELFASVVGSIVAIYSVCSGVEYFWVNKNHVLQRGKSKDHNREL, via the coding sequence GTGGGACTGCCTAATTATCTAACTTTTTCCCGGCTATTTATAACGCCAATTTTCATGCTACTCTATCTTAAAGGAAAGTGGCTCGGAATTACTCCTGTAGTTCTTCCATATGTTTTACTCTCTCTTTTAGGGCTCTCAGAGCTTACAGATGCTATTGATGGGTATATAGCTAGGAAATTTTCTCAAGTCACAGATTTGGGGAAGCTTCTTGATCCGATGGCGGATAGTATTTATAGAATTTCTCTCTATCTAACATTCACTCAGCCCCCTGTGAATCTCCCTTTAATTCTTGTTTTTATATTTTTAGCTAGAGATTCTGTAATTAGTACATTACGCACGGTATGTGCTTTTCGAGGAGTTGTCCTTGCAGCTAGGGCGAGCGGAAAATTAAAAGCTATTTTACAAGGTATAAGTTTTTTATTGATTTTACTTGCTATGATTCCTCACTCACTAGGAATGATTTCTGAAAGTGATTTGGAATTATTCGCTTCGGTAGTAGGCTCTATCGTTGCTATTTATTCTGTATGTTCAGGAGTTGAATACTTCTGGGTGAATAAAAATCATGTATTACAAAGAGGGAAATCTAAAGATCATAATAGAGAATTATAG
- a CDS encoding glycine--tRNA ligase — MSQPLTLQAMIAKILQFWSEQGCVIHQGYDLEVGAGTFNPATFLRALGPEPYKTAYVEPSRRPQDGRYGMHPNRLQNYHQLQVILKPVTTDFLSLYKESLQIIGLDLREHDIRFVHDDWENPTIGAWGLGWEVWLNGMEITQLTYFQAIGSKPLDTISGEITYGIERIAMYLQKKNSIFDVLWNDELTYGDITQASEKAWSKYNFDVANTQMWLKHFEDFAQEALATLDQGLPAPAYDFVIKASHAFNILDARGIISVTERTRYITRIRQLARAVADGYVDWRASLNYPLLHKWGAHKDITSQTLPCPKVAKAENFLLEIGSEELPATFVPIGIQQLESLAKKLLSDYNISYESLEVLGSPRRLALLVYKLEPTAVQKAVEKKGPAISSLFNDSGEVTAQGEQFFTSHNVPIHHYNDLSQYSLFEIREINSVNYLFLLHPEKHKDTAIILANELPKLIHSMKFPKKMVYDDSGVEYARPIRWIVSLYGTSILPFSFGKVTASDTSYGHRQLDPREVPIPSCEHYVDTLRDACVIVSHKERREIIEQGLKSHSSNNISPIANPRLLEETVFLTEHPFVTCAQFDQKFCALPKELLIAEMVNHQKYFPTQNTAGEITNQFILVCDNCPNDIIIEGNQKALTPRLTDGDFLFAQDLKTSLTTFVDKLKAVTYFEALGSLYDKVERLKAHKEIVYPLMPLSSQEDITTAIEFCKADLVSAVVNEFAELQGIMGEYYLKHAGLSHAAAVAVGEHLCHITDGQTISTTGTLLSIIDRFDNLLSCFILNLRPTSSHDPYALRRQSLEILTLLHASEVSLNLENLLHHLADNFPSTVQETTWDKPATIRDILAFIWGRLKTFMASLGFSKDEIATVFSDTSEKNPVEIIKSAKGIQSIKNSQKTVLEKITTTHNRLKKILASLKFSISTHTQTQLEMQESRLKAALDHFDASVKIKDSKEDYFLSLGELTDSINIFLNEVHVTSGDEELKNLRIHLLLTAMEKFSPYCWEALKT, encoded by the coding sequence ATGTCACAACCTCTTACTTTACAAGCTATGATTGCTAAAATTTTGCAGTTCTGGAGCGAACAGGGGTGTGTGATTCATCAGGGTTATGATTTAGAAGTAGGTGCGGGGACATTTAATCCAGCAACTTTTCTACGCGCTTTAGGACCTGAGCCCTATAAAACTGCATATGTGGAGCCCTCAAGACGCCCTCAAGACGGTCGTTATGGCATGCATCCTAACCGCTTACAAAACTACCATCAGCTTCAAGTGATTCTTAAACCTGTCACCACAGACTTTCTCTCTTTGTATAAAGAGTCTTTGCAGATTATTGGTTTGGATCTTCGTGAACATGATATTCGTTTTGTTCATGATGATTGGGAAAATCCTACGATTGGTGCGTGGGGTTTAGGTTGGGAAGTATGGCTAAATGGCATGGAGATTACCCAGCTAACCTATTTCCAAGCTATAGGAAGTAAGCCTCTCGATACGATTAGCGGGGAAATTACGTATGGCATTGAGAGAATCGCCATGTATTTACAGAAGAAAAATTCTATTTTTGATGTATTATGGAATGACGAGCTCACCTACGGGGACATTACTCAAGCTTCTGAAAAAGCATGGAGTAAATATAATTTCGATGTCGCGAATACACAAATGTGGCTAAAACATTTTGAAGATTTTGCTCAAGAAGCACTCGCCACTTTAGATCAAGGTCTACCAGCTCCTGCTTACGACTTTGTCATCAAAGCATCCCATGCTTTTAATATCCTTGATGCCCGGGGTATAATTTCTGTTACAGAACGTACACGTTACATTACTAGAATTCGTCAATTAGCCCGCGCTGTTGCGGATGGTTATGTAGATTGGCGAGCTTCTTTAAATTACCCATTGTTGCACAAGTGGGGTGCTCATAAAGATATAACCTCACAGACTCTTCCCTGCCCTAAAGTTGCAAAAGCAGAAAATTTTTTATTAGAAATTGGCTCTGAAGAATTGCCTGCAACCTTTGTTCCCATTGGAATTCAACAGTTAGAATCTTTAGCAAAGAAGCTTTTGTCTGATTATAATATTAGTTATGAAAGTCTGGAGGTCTTAGGATCTCCAAGAAGACTTGCTCTACTAGTTTACAAATTAGAACCCACAGCTGTGCAAAAGGCTGTTGAGAAAAAAGGGCCTGCAATCTCTTCGTTATTTAATGATTCCGGAGAGGTTACTGCACAGGGAGAACAATTTTTTACTTCTCATAATGTGCCTATCCATCATTACAATGATCTCTCTCAATACTCTCTATTCGAAATCCGTGAGATTAATTCTGTAAACTATCTATTCCTTCTACATCCTGAAAAGCATAAAGATACCGCAATAATCTTAGCTAATGAATTACCCAAACTAATTCATTCTATGAAATTCCCCAAGAAAATGGTCTATGACGATAGTGGTGTAGAATATGCACGACCTATCCGCTGGATAGTGTCCCTATATGGAACATCTATTCTTCCCTTCTCTTTTGGAAAAGTAACAGCTTCAGACACATCTTATGGTCATCGACAATTAGATCCTAGAGAAGTTCCTATTCCTTCTTGTGAACATTATGTTGATACTTTACGCGATGCTTGTGTCATAGTTTCACATAAAGAACGTCGAGAAATTATCGAACAGGGATTAAAATCACATAGTTCTAATAATATCTCTCCGATTGCGAATCCTCGTTTACTTGAAGAAACAGTTTTCCTTACTGAACATCCTTTTGTTACATGCGCGCAGTTTGATCAAAAGTTCTGTGCCCTACCTAAGGAATTGTTAATCGCTGAAATGGTAAATCATCAAAAATACTTTCCCACACAAAACACTGCGGGCGAAATTACTAATCAGTTTATTTTGGTATGCGATAATTGTCCCAATGACATTATCATTGAAGGAAATCAAAAAGCCCTAACTCCCCGCCTTACTGATGGCGATTTTCTTTTTGCTCAGGATCTGAAAACATCATTAACTACCTTCGTGGATAAACTCAAAGCTGTTACCTACTTTGAAGCTCTCGGTTCCCTTTATGACAAAGTAGAAAGATTAAAAGCTCATAAAGAGATTGTTTATCCACTTATGCCCTTATCTTCTCAAGAAGATATAACAACAGCAATAGAGTTTTGTAAAGCAGACCTGGTCTCCGCTGTTGTTAATGAATTCGCAGAATTACAAGGAATCATGGGAGAATACTACCTAAAACATGCTGGGCTATCCCATGCAGCTGCAGTAGCTGTGGGAGAACATTTATGCCATATTACCGATGGTCAAACAATCTCCACTACAGGAACATTACTAAGCATAATAGATCGTTTTGATAATTTACTTTCTTGTTTCATCTTAAATCTACGGCCCACCTCATCTCATGATCCTTATGCTTTGCGCCGTCAATCTTTAGAGATTCTTACATTGTTACATGCTTCAGAAGTGTCTTTAAATCTCGAGAACCTCTTACATCATTTAGCAGATAACTTCCCATCCACTGTTCAAGAAACTACCTGGGACAAACCCGCGACTATCCGTGATATTTTGGCGTTCATCTGGGGAAGATTAAAAACCTTTATGGCTTCTTTAGGATTTAGCAAAGATGAAATTGCTACTGTATTTTCTGATACTTCTGAGAAGAATCCTGTAGAGATTATAAAATCAGCAAAAGGAATTCAGAGTATAAAAAATAGTCAGAAAACTGTTCTTGAAAAAATCACAACGACCCATAACCGTTTGAAAAAAATCTTAGCCTCTTTGAAATTCTCTATAAGCACGCATACGCAGACTCAACTTGAGATGCAAGAATCTCGGCTTAAAGCCGCCCTCGATCACTTTGATGCGTCTGTAAAAATAAAGGATAGTAAAGAAGACTACTTCCTAAGTCTTGGAGAACTTACTGATAGCATCAATATATTCTTAAATGAAGTACATGTTACTAGTGGAGATGAAGAGTTGAAAAACTTACGTATTCATCTATTGTTGACTGCTATGGAGAAATTTTCTCCCTATTGTTGGGAGGCACTAAAAACATAA
- the dnaG gene encoding DNA primase translates to MYTEESLDNLRHSIDIIEVLSEHLHLKRSGATYKACCPFHVEKTPSFIINPTGAYYHCFGCGAHGDAISFLMNHLGYTFSEAVLTLSKKFHIDLVVKIKDTPSPFPTGAKDELRQINSEAEKLFRFCLYQLAEGRDALQYLYRRGFSPDTIDRFHLGYAPEQSLFIQAMRERDISEPQLENAGFIGNKWFLFSRRIIFPVHDSLGHTIGFSSRKFLENTRGSKYVNTPETIIFKKSRALFGLHLSRRRIAKEKRVILVEGQADCLQMIDSGFNCTLAAQGTSFTEDHIKELSKLGVLKAYLLFDGDDAGIKAAVRVGDMCQTVGIAVMVCRLPKGEDPDSFLMHKGARLLGELLDQSEDYLTFLISEKIRVYPNFSPREKALVIEESITQIKKWGNPIVVYEHLKQLASLMMIPESMVFSLAKLESGITPAKTSVANKEKLPKIHSDIIIETDVLRCMLFCKTYNISIPHTAKNYFTAMDFKHPECRKLFSHLIEYYEKHHSNLPFDEALSLLEDKVIIELLIKRRMNTDYLETVFVQSLQKLADRQWREQRHPLSGKSKNSQEQKLSILEDYVRLRKDRIIVTLLDPQEC, encoded by the coding sequence ATGTATACAGAAGAAAGTTTAGATAATCTTAGACACAGCATTGATATTATCGAAGTGCTTTCGGAACACCTCCATTTAAAAAGAAGCGGAGCTACCTATAAAGCGTGTTGCCCTTTTCACGTAGAGAAAACGCCTTCTTTTATTATTAATCCAACAGGAGCCTACTACCATTGTTTTGGTTGCGGGGCTCACGGTGATGCTATTAGTTTTTTAATGAATCATCTTGGATATACATTTAGTGAGGCTGTTCTCACTTTATCAAAGAAATTTCATATAGATCTTGTTGTCAAAATTAAGGACACGCCATCCCCATTCCCTACAGGAGCTAAAGATGAATTGCGTCAAATTAATAGTGAGGCAGAAAAACTTTTTCGTTTTTGCTTGTATCAACTTGCTGAGGGTAGAGATGCCTTGCAGTATCTATATCGTCGAGGGTTCTCTCCAGATACTATAGATCGTTTTCACTTAGGCTATGCTCCAGAGCAAAGCTTGTTTATCCAAGCAATGCGGGAAAGAGATATTTCCGAACCACAACTCGAGAATGCAGGCTTTATAGGCAATAAATGGTTTTTATTTTCTCGAAGAATCATTTTCCCTGTTCATGATTCTCTAGGACATACTATAGGGTTTTCATCTAGAAAATTTTTGGAAAATACACGAGGGAGTAAATATGTAAATACTCCTGAAACTATTATTTTTAAAAAGTCCCGAGCTCTTTTTGGATTGCATCTATCTCGACGAAGAATAGCCAAAGAAAAACGCGTCATTTTAGTTGAAGGTCAAGCTGATTGCTTGCAGATGATAGATTCGGGATTTAACTGCACTCTTGCGGCTCAAGGAACTTCTTTTACTGAAGATCACATAAAAGAATTAAGCAAGTTAGGGGTTCTTAAAGCTTATTTACTTTTTGATGGCGATGATGCTGGAATAAAAGCCGCTGTTCGTGTTGGAGACATGTGTCAGACAGTGGGTATTGCTGTTATGGTCTGTCGTCTTCCTAAAGGTGAGGATCCTGATTCCTTTTTAATGCATAAAGGAGCTCGACTGCTTGGAGAGTTATTGGATCAAAGTGAGGATTATCTTACTTTCCTCATTAGTGAAAAAATTCGTGTTTATCCAAATTTTTCCCCTAGAGAAAAAGCCTTAGTAATAGAAGAGAGCATTACGCAAATTAAAAAATGGGGGAATCCTATTGTTGTATATGAACACCTCAAGCAATTAGCTTCTTTAATGATGATTCCGGAAAGTATGGTATTTTCCTTAGCAAAATTAGAATCTGGAATCACGCCGGCTAAAACTTCCGTAGCTAATAAAGAGAAACTACCAAAAATTCATTCCGATATAATTATCGAAACCGATGTTTTGCGATGCATGCTATTTTGTAAAACCTATAACATTAGCATTCCTCATACGGCGAAAAATTATTTCACAGCCATGGATTTCAAACATCCTGAATGTAGGAAGCTATTTTCCCATCTGATTGAATATTACGAAAAACATCATAGTAACCTTCCTTTTGATGAAGCTTTATCATTGTTAGAAGATAAAGTAATTATAGAGCTTCTAATAAAACGACGCATGAATACCGATTATCTTGAGACTGTATTTGTACAATCTTTACAAAAGCTAGCAGATCGTCAGTGGAGGGAACAACGGCACCCTCTCTCAGGAAAGTCAAAAAATTCTCAGGAACAAAAACTCTCTATTCTTGAAGATTATGTACGTTTACGGAAAGACAGGATTATAGTGACCCTCCTAGATCCTCAGGAGTGTTAG